From a region of the Lactuca sativa cultivar Salinas chromosome 4, Lsat_Salinas_v11, whole genome shotgun sequence genome:
- the LOC111907855 gene encoding beta-glucosidase 24 isoform X1: MENLKKGCQILPFTSYTSRSEFTKLKHNFVWGAATAAYQIEGAACEGGRGPCIWDTYCHERPASIVNGDNGNTAVNSYFKMKDDVQMLKKTGLNAYRFSISWSRIFPGGRPNRGVNREGVDYYNSLINELKSNQIEPFVTLWHFDTPSCLQEEYGGFLDERIICDFKAYAEFCFWEFGDRVVNWITLNEPANHCQYGYDMGGVAPGRTQNPTTEPYIVAHNMLLSHATVVELYRQRFQASQGGQIGITLDSLYFEPLNPHKKEDKDAAIRAIDFHFGWFMEPLVRGKYPDTMIKNVGGRLPEFTKEEANLVKGSYDFLGLNYYCSYYATIGKPDDVGSITKDSNVHSQPEDLDDKPIGEKGGVYWFYSYPPGLHKLLVHIKKAYGNPVIIITENGWPDEANNHVKLEEACVDKKRIDYYNAHLQSVLQAMKEHVKVVGYFAWSLMDNFEWGSGYSVRFGLFYVDYKDGKYTRYPKNSAIWFMNFLKNPKKLHDTRKRNAESESIDSGPQTKK; encoded by the exons ATGGAAAATCTAAAGAAGGGATGCCAAATTCTCCCCTTCACCAGTTACACAAGTAGGTCCGAATTCACCAAATTGAAACATAATTTTGTATGGGGTGCTGCTACTGCAGCTTATCAG attgaagGTGCTGCTTGTGAAGGTGGTAGAGGTCCATGTATTTGGGATACTTACTGCCATGAACGTCCAG CTTCAATCGTTAATGGTGATAATGGAAACACTGCTGTTAATTCTTATTTCAAAATGAAG GATGATGTGCAAATGTTGAAGAAAACGGGTTTAAATGCGTATAGATTTTCAATTTCATGGAGTAGAATATTCCCAG GTGGAAGACCAAACAGGGGGGTTAATAGAGAAGGAGTTGACTACTACAATAGCTTAATAAATGAACTCAAAAGCAATCAAATTGAGCCATTTGTAACTTTGTGGCATTTTGACACTCCTAGTTGCCTTCAAGAAGAATACGGGGGTTTCTTAGATGAAAGGATTAT ATGTGATTTTAAGGCTTATGCGGAATTTTGCTTTTGGGAGTTTGGTGATCGGGTTGTGAACTGGATCACACTGAATGAGCCTGCTAATCATTgtcagtatggttacgatatGGGTGGAGTTGCACCTGGCCGAACCCAGAATCCTACCACTGAGCCGTATATTGTAGCACACAACATGCTCCTCTCTCATGCTACTGTTGTGGAACTATATCGTCAAAGATTTCAA GCAAGCCAAGGAGGTCAGATTGGGATTACGTTGGACTCGTTGTATTTTGAGCCACTTAATCCTCACAAGAAAGAAGATAAAGATGCAGCCATAAGAGCGATAGACTTCCATTTCGGATG GTTCATGGAACCATTAGTTAGAGGCAAATATCCCGACACTATGATAAAAAATGTTGGTGGTCGTTTGCCTGAATTTACAAAAGAGGAAGCCAATTTAGTGAAAGGATCTTATGATTTTCTTGGGTTGAACTACTATTGTTCTTATTACGCCACCATTGGAAAACCAGATGATGTTGGCTCAATAACGAAAGATAGCAACGTCCATTCACAACCag AAGATCTTGATGATAAACCTATCGGTGAAAAG GGAGGCGTTTATTGGTTTTATTCGTATCCACCCGGACTTCACAAATTATTGGTGCACATAAAAAAAGCTTATGGAAATCCAGTGATTATCATAACTGAAAATG GGTGGCCTGACGAAGCTAATAACCATGTGAAACTTGAAGAAGCTTGTGTTGATAAGAAGCGTATTGATTATTATAATGCACATCTTCAAAGTGTCCTACAAGCGATGAa GGAGCACGTTAAAGTAGTGGGGTATTTTGCATGGTCATTGATGGATAATTTTGAGTGGGGATCTGGATATTCTGTTCGTTTTGGTCTATTTTATGTAGATTACAAGGATGGAAAGTACACAAGGTATCCAAAAAACTCTGCGATTTGGTTTATGAATTTTCTTAAAAACCCCAAGAAACTACACGATACAAGGAAACGTAATGCTGAATCCGAAAGTATTGACTCTGGACCCCAAACAAAAAAATAG
- the LOC111907855 gene encoding beta-glucosidase 24 isoform X2 — protein sequence MENLKKGCQILPFTSYTSRSEFTKLKHNFVWGAATAAYQIEGAACEGGRGPCIWDTYCHERPASIVNGDNGNTAVNSYFKMKDDVQMLKKTGLNAYRFSISWSRIFPGGRPNRGVNREGVDYYNSLINELKSNQIEPFVTLWHFDTPSCLQEEYGGFLDERIICDFKAYAEFCFWEFGDRVVNWITLNEPANHCQYGYDMGGVAPGRTQNPTTEPYIVAHNMLLSHATVVELYRQRFQASQGGQIGITLDSLYFEPLNPHKKEDKDAAIRAIDFHFGWFMEPLVRGKYPDTMIKNVGGRLPEFTKEEANLVKGSYDFLGLNYYCSYYATIGKPDDVGSITKDSNVHSQPDLDDKPIGEKGGVYWFYSYPPGLHKLLVHIKKAYGNPVIIITENGWPDEANNHVKLEEACVDKKRIDYYNAHLQSVLQAMKEHVKVVGYFAWSLMDNFEWGSGYSVRFGLFYVDYKDGKYTRYPKNSAIWFMNFLKNPKKLHDTRKRNAESESIDSGPQTKK from the exons ATGGAAAATCTAAAGAAGGGATGCCAAATTCTCCCCTTCACCAGTTACACAAGTAGGTCCGAATTCACCAAATTGAAACATAATTTTGTATGGGGTGCTGCTACTGCAGCTTATCAG attgaagGTGCTGCTTGTGAAGGTGGTAGAGGTCCATGTATTTGGGATACTTACTGCCATGAACGTCCAG CTTCAATCGTTAATGGTGATAATGGAAACACTGCTGTTAATTCTTATTTCAAAATGAAG GATGATGTGCAAATGTTGAAGAAAACGGGTTTAAATGCGTATAGATTTTCAATTTCATGGAGTAGAATATTCCCAG GTGGAAGACCAAACAGGGGGGTTAATAGAGAAGGAGTTGACTACTACAATAGCTTAATAAATGAACTCAAAAGCAATCAAATTGAGCCATTTGTAACTTTGTGGCATTTTGACACTCCTAGTTGCCTTCAAGAAGAATACGGGGGTTTCTTAGATGAAAGGATTAT ATGTGATTTTAAGGCTTATGCGGAATTTTGCTTTTGGGAGTTTGGTGATCGGGTTGTGAACTGGATCACACTGAATGAGCCTGCTAATCATTgtcagtatggttacgatatGGGTGGAGTTGCACCTGGCCGAACCCAGAATCCTACCACTGAGCCGTATATTGTAGCACACAACATGCTCCTCTCTCATGCTACTGTTGTGGAACTATATCGTCAAAGATTTCAA GCAAGCCAAGGAGGTCAGATTGGGATTACGTTGGACTCGTTGTATTTTGAGCCACTTAATCCTCACAAGAAAGAAGATAAAGATGCAGCCATAAGAGCGATAGACTTCCATTTCGGATG GTTCATGGAACCATTAGTTAGAGGCAAATATCCCGACACTATGATAAAAAATGTTGGTGGTCGTTTGCCTGAATTTACAAAAGAGGAAGCCAATTTAGTGAAAGGATCTTATGATTTTCTTGGGTTGAACTACTATTGTTCTTATTACGCCACCATTGGAAAACCAGATGATGTTGGCTCAATAACGAAAGATAGCAACGTCCATTCACAACCag ATCTTGATGATAAACCTATCGGTGAAAAG GGAGGCGTTTATTGGTTTTATTCGTATCCACCCGGACTTCACAAATTATTGGTGCACATAAAAAAAGCTTATGGAAATCCAGTGATTATCATAACTGAAAATG GGTGGCCTGACGAAGCTAATAACCATGTGAAACTTGAAGAAGCTTGTGTTGATAAGAAGCGTATTGATTATTATAATGCACATCTTCAAAGTGTCCTACAAGCGATGAa GGAGCACGTTAAAGTAGTGGGGTATTTTGCATGGTCATTGATGGATAATTTTGAGTGGGGATCTGGATATTCTGTTCGTTTTGGTCTATTTTATGTAGATTACAAGGATGGAAAGTACACAAGGTATCCAAAAAACTCTGCGATTTGGTTTATGAATTTTCTTAAAAACCCCAAGAAACTACACGATACAAGGAAACGTAATGCTGAATCCGAAAGTATTGACTCTGGACCCCAAACAAAAAAATAG